The following nucleotide sequence is from Lysobacter panacisoli.
CAGCACCATCTGCAACGCGACCAGCAGGAAGATGAGGCCCGCCGCGAGCTGCATCACCGGCGGCGCGATGTGCCAGTTGCGCAGCAGCACGCGACCGAGCAGGCCGGCGATGAGGATCGCCACCACCGCCAGCGCGAACACCTTCCACGCCATCGCGCGGGCCTGCTTCGCCGGCAGCTCCCGCGTCTGCACGAAGTACGGGCCGAGCAGCTTGAGCGGCCCGAGCATGATGAAGAAGAACAGGAAGATGTTCGACGACGAGATCAGGTACGCGCGCGGCTGCGGCTCCACCACCGCGGCCTGCATCAGCATTTCCAGCGTCATGGCCGCTCCTGCGTCGGGAGCGGCTACTGCATTCCGGCAGGCGTGAAAGCCGGGTGAATCCGACAGCACCTCAACGCGGCGGCAAGGCGACTTCCACCTTCGACGGCGCCTTGCGCAGTCGCAGCTCGCCGTTCTCCCACTGCGCCGGACGACCGTCCACGCGTGTCACGCCCGGTGCGTGCTCGTACGGCCAGGCCAGCACGACGCCACCGGCCGGAACGCGCAGGCCCTTCGCCAGTGTGAAGACCAGCGTCCGGTTCGTTTCCTTGAGCGTGTAACCCAGCGGCCCGTTCGGCGTGCGCAGGCCCGAGACCTCGACGCCCTGCCCCGCGAGCCAGTCGGAGGGAATGCCCGCGGCCACGACCAGCGCATCGTCGATGTCGCGCGTATACGCGAACAGGTCGAGCGCCGACCGCACGTAATCCGAACCGACCCACGCGTGCGGCAGGTCGCCGACGAAGAACGGTTTGCGTGGCGTGCGCGAAACGACTTCGGCCCACTGGTTCCAGCTGCGCGGCTGCTGGTCGGCGAAGAAGAACGCCAGGGACTCGTGCGCGCGCTCGCGCCAGCCCAGGCGGACGAACGTACCGATGGTGCGCAGTTCGTAAGGCGTGTAGTCCTTCCACTCGCGCGTGCCGTCGCGGCGCGCCACGAACTCGCGCCAGTAGCGTTCGAAGGTGTTGTCGAGCAGGTCCTGCGGCAACCGCCCCTGCTCGCCGCCGGGTGCGAGCGCGATGGTCGTGGACGTCGCGTCGAAATCGCCCAGCTCGGCCGCGCCGGGCAGGAAATCGATGTCGTGTTGCTGAGTGGCCGAACGCAGCGATGCGTACAGATCGTCGCGGAACTGGTCGCGCGACGCGGCAAAGCGGCGCGCATCCTCGTCGCGACCGAGCCACTGCGCGATCTCCACCGCATCCTTGTAACCACGCAGCGCCCAGAAGTTGTCCCAGTACGAATGCATCGGCTTGGCCGAATAGCCTTCGTGGCTGATCGAGGCCGGCATCATTCCGTAGAACGCCGGATTTCGTGCGCGATTGGCTTCGGTGCGCTCGCTCACTCGCAGCTGGTCCATGTACGCCACCGCGCCGACGACATGCGGCCACATCACTTCCAGCAGCGCACGGTCCTGCGTGTAGCGGTAGACCTCGGCGACGGTGAAGACCAGCTCACCGTGGCTGTCGTTCTCCGGGACCGGATCGCTGCCGCGATCGTCCACGCAGCACGGCACTTTTCCGTTCTCGAACTGGTACGGCGCGTACCAGCGCAGGAATTCTTCGGCCACGTCCTCGCGGCCCATGCGCAGCAGGCCTTCGCCGATCATCGCGCCGTCGCGGATCCACGCGCGCGAATACGAACGCGTGCCCGGCTGCAGGCGCGGACCGATGCGGCTGATCAGCATGTGCGCCAGCGCCGTTCGCAGCGTGTCGACGACGTGCTGCCCCTGCGCGGGCACGCGCAGGCGCACGCGGTCGAGCTTGTCGCGCCATTGCGAGGCGACGGCGCGCTGCATCGCTTCTGCGTCGCCGGGCGCGAACCCCGTCGGCATCGCACCGGTCATCGGCGCGATCCAGTCGAGCTCGAACGACTCACCCGAACCCAGCCGAACCGGGTAGTCGAGCGCGCCACTGGCCAGCCCAGTCGGATCGTCAACCGATGCGACCTGCTGCGACGGTTGTGCGTCGCCCTCACCATCGAACGTCGTGGCGAACCACGCGCCGGCGTTGCGCGACATCGAAACGCGCGCGCGGCCGTCCACGTCGATGCGCTCGCCATCCACGCGCAGCGTATGGATCGGACTGACGCCACCGACCGTGTTGAGGAACTGCGTCGGCGGATTCACCTGCAGCGGACGTACTTTCAGGCGCAACACGTAATCGCGGGCCTGCGACGTCGGGTTGCTCAGGCGATAGCGACCGACCAGCTGCGACTGCGCCTGCGTGCCCTGTGCGAAACCGGTGATGTCGAGGTGGAGGTCGGCGTGTTCCCAGTGCACGGTCGGTACCGGTAGATAACCGTTCTGCAGCGACTGGGTGATGCGCGCGTCGGCCCATGTGGTCGCGCGACCGGACGCGATCACCACCGGCTCCACGCTGAAGGCGCCCTTGCCCAGCTCGATCGCACCGTCCTCGCCGATCAGGCCCTGCTCGGTGCCGCCGTCGATGCCGAGGATGGTCCAGTACGGCTGCTCGCCGCTGAAACCGCGCGGATACGTGCCTCGCGGTGCCGCCGCCGCGACCGAGCGCACGAAATCGTTCGGCGTCGCCGCGAACGCGAGCGGTCGTACTTGCAGGCTCGCCAGTCCGATGCGTCCACCCGGCGCACGCAGCGGTGTCAGTCGCAGGTAACGCGCTTCCGATTCGGGCAGCGCGATGAAATCGGTGCCGCCATCCGCGCCAGCGACGTCGCGCACGACGCGCCAGTGCTCGCGATCATCGGAGAGTTCGATGCGGTAATCGCGTGCGTGCTCACCCGGCAACCATTGCAGGACCACGCCACCGAACTCGCGCGGCTTGCGCAGGTCGAGCACGAACTGTGGCGGCGCGACTGGATCGACTGGCGCGCGCCACGCCGTGCTGGCGGAATCGTCGAGTGCATCGCGCGCAGGGCCGCTGCGGTCCTGCGACGTCGCCGTGGCCTCGCCGATCAGCGGCGAATCGTCCTGCGGCGGCAATGCGCGGAACGTCAGCTCGTCGAAGCACACCGAGCCCTTTCCGCCGGCGCTGTTGTAGATCGTGAATTCGATCTTGCGGCTGTGTCGTAGGGTCGGGTCCGGCGCCGGACCCCAGGCACGGCTGATGTGACGTTGCTTGTAGACGACCTGCGTCCACTCGCGCGGGAATTCGTAACGCGGACGGTTGACCCACCACACGTTGTCGCCGCTGTCGTCGACCAGCTTGAACTGCAGATCGTTCGCCGGCGAATCGCCGCGCAGGCGGAACGAGAACGCATAGTTGCCGGGATAGTCGATGGGCAGCTCGCGCTGCAGGCCGGCGTAGCCCGAGACACCGTGGAAGTCGTAGTCCAGGCACACGGCCTTGCCGCTCACGCCGGCCACGCTGCGCAGGCTTCCGCCCACCTGGTCGGACGTGACGACCTGCCACGGCGTGCTCGACTCGAATCCGTCCAGCACTCGCGCCGATCCGCCCTTCTGTGCCAATGCCGGCATCGCCAGCAATGCCAGCAGCACCGCACCGCCCTTCCGCACGCTCACCCCTTCACGCTCCCGACCAGCAGGCCCTGCAGGTAGTAGCGCTGCAGCACCAGGAACAGGACCAGCACCGGAAGCACCGTCACCACCGAGCCCGCCATCATCAGTTCGTTGTCCTGCACGTGTTCGCGCGAGAGCGACGCCAGCGCGACCGGCAGGGTGAAATGACTGCTGTCGCTGAGGATGATCAGCGGCCACATGAAGTCGTTCCACGCGCCGAGGAAGACGAAGATCGCCAGCGTCACCAGGATCGGCTTGAGCACCGGTAGCACGATCTGGAAGAAGATGCGCAGCTCGCCGGCGCCGTCGATGCGCGCCGCTTCCAGCAGTTCGTCCGGAATGGAGCGCGCGTACTGTCGCACCAGGAAGATGCCGAACACGCTCGCCATCAGCGGCACGACCGCACCGGCATAGCTGTTGACCAGCCCGATCTGCTTGAGCATCAGGAACAGCGGCATCATCGTCACCTGCGCGGGAATGATCAGCGCCCCGAGCAGCAGCTGGAAGATGCGCTCGCGACCGGCAAATCGCAGCTTGGCGAAGGCGTAGCCGGCCATCGTGTTGAGCAGCAGCGCGACCAGGGTGGCGGCGCTGGCGATCAGGAAACTGTTGAGCAGGTAGCGGCCCATGCCGGCGCGCGCGAACAGCTCGTGGTAGTTGTGCAGCGTCGGCGCCTTCGGCCACAGTGGCGGCGGGAAGGCGCTCGCCTCACCGGCCTGCATGAACGACACCGACAGCATCCACAGCAGCGGCGTCAGGCTGATCACCGCCAGCGCGATCATCAGACCGTTGACGATGGCCCGGGCCAGGCGCGGGTTCACGATTCGGCTCCCTTGCGCCGTGCGAACCACATCAGCCCGCTGGTCACGGTCACCATCAGCACGAACAGCAGGAACGCGACCGCCGAGGCGTTGCCGAGGTTCCACCACATGAAACCCTGTTCGTACATCAGGTACAACACACTCACGGTGCTCTGCATCGGCCCGCCGCGGGTCATCACGTAGGGTTCGGCGAACAGCTGGAAATAGCCCGACAGCGTGATGATGCTGACCAGCAGCAGCACCGGCCCGAGTTGCGGCAGCGTGATGTGCCGGAACTGCTGCGTGCGGCTGGCGCCGTCGATGCGCGCGGCTTCGTACAGGTCTTCCGGGATCGACTGCAGGCCAGCGAGGAAGATGATCATGTTGTAGCCGAAGTTCTTCCACACGGCGAACAGGATGATCGTCGGCATCGCCCACGTCGGATCCCCGAGCCAGTCGATGGGGTCGATACCGAACCACGAAAGGCCCCAGTTCACCAGCCCGTAGCGCGTGTGGAACAGGTAGCGCCAGATCACCGCCACCGCGACCACGGTGGTGACCACCGGCGCGAAGTACGCGGTGCGGAAGAACGGCTTGAACGAGCCGAGCTTCGAATGCAGCAACAACGCCGCGCCCAGCGACACCGCGATCGACAGCGGCACGCCGACCACGACGAAGTACATCGTGTTGCCCAGCGCCTGCCAGAACAGCGCGTTCTGCAGCAGCGCGGCGTAGTTGCCCAGCCCGACGAAGCGCAGGTTGCCCATGTCGGCCAGCGCGTAGATGTCGAAGTCGGTGAGGCTCAGCGCGAAGGCGGCCAGCACCGGCAGACCGAAGAACACGCCGATCACGGTCAGTGCGGGCGCGGCAAACATCCAGCCGGCAGTCGACGCGCGGATCATGGCGCGGCTCCGATCGTCCGGTGGTCGAGCATCCAGCGGCGTTTCTCGAGGATGGCGTCGGTGCGGCGGTCGAGCTCTTCGGCGGCACCGTCTACGTCGTAGCGTCCGCCGATCATCTCCTCGCCGACGATGCGGATCTCCTGCGCGATGCGCTCCCATTCCGGCACCTTCGGTGCGGCACGGGCGCGTTCCAGCTGCTCGCGGAACGCGCGCGCATACGGGTCGCGCGTGAGCGCGGGGCTGGTCCACGCACTTCGACGTGGCGGCAGGTCGCCGGTCAGCGCATGGAACTGTGTCTGCACCTGCGGCTCGGACAGGTAGGCAATGAGCTTCCACGCCGCGTCCTTGCGCTGCGAGGAACGGAAGATCACGAAGCTGGTGCCGCCCATCACCGATGCTCCCGGACCATCCGGACCGGGCAGCGGCATCGTCATCCACGAGCCAGCCACGCTCTGCGGCAGGCGCTTGCGGAACTCGGCGATATTCCAGGGACCGCTGACGTAGAAGCTGAAATAGCCGCGACCGAACTCATCCCAGACATTGGATATCTGGTTATTGCTCACCGGCGGCGCCCAGCGCTGGTCGAACATCTCCTTGTAGAACGCCAGCGCCCGACGGAATCCCGCGCTGCGAAAATTGCCATAACGCCCGTCGTCGCGCAGCAGCGGATCGGGCTGCTGGATCGCCAGGTTCAACAGTGGCTCGAACTCGTTGAGCGGCAGAAGGATTGCGTAGCGGTCCGCGCCCGCGCGTTGCTTGACCGCGGCGAGTGCCGCGCGCCATTCATCCCAGTTGCGCGGCGGCGCGGCGATGCCGGCTTCGCGCAGCAGATCGGTGCGGTAGAACGGCACCCGGGTCTCGGCGTACCACGGCACCGCGTACACGCTGCCCTGCAGCTCACCGGATTCCCATGCACCGTGGAAGTAATCGCCCGGTTCCACCGACGGTGTGGCCGCCAGGTAGGGATCGAGCGGCGTCAACGCGCCGAGCAGCGCGAATTCCGGGATCCACGTGTTGCCGAGCGAGCACACGTCCGGCAGCGCATCGCCCGCGAACGCGGTCAGCAGCTTTTCGTGCGCGGCGGTCCACGGTAGCTGCTGCACGTCGACGCGGACGTCGGGATGGCGCCGTTCGAACTCCGGGATCAGCCGGCGCACGATCTCGCCTTCGCTGCCCATCGCCCAGAAGCGCACGACCTGGCGATCGTCCTGTTCGCGCGCGCACGATGAAAGCAGCAGCAGCGACAGAAGCGCCGCTGCGACAAGCCCCCATCGCCGTGTGCGCGTCGCCCGCATGCCGGTCACCCTACCCTCATTTCGACTTCTGCGGCGTCTCGGGCGTGGGCTTCGGCGACTGCGACGCACGTGTGGCGCGCGATTCCGCCTCGCCCAGCGCGCGTGCGGTGGCGGCGTCCTTCTCGGATTGCGTCTGCGGCTTGGGCTGCGTCGCCGGCTCTTCGCCTTCCTTTACCGGCTCCAGCCATCCGCCCTTGAAGCCGGCCTTCTGCAGGCCGTCGCGGATGTACTTGTTCTTCTTCATCACGTTCCAGACGAAGTCGTTCCGGTAATTGCTGATCATCGCCAGGATCGGCCCCTGGTCGATGCCGATGTAATCGCTGGCGACCCAGCCTTCGCCCGGCACGAGGCGCCCGGTCTTGAGCGGGATGTCGTAGGTGAAGCTGGGATTGAACGAATCGAGGAATCCGTAGCTGGAGTACAGGAACTCGCCATAGCGTTCGTGC
It contains:
- a CDS encoding discoidin domain-containing protein: MPALAQKGGSARVLDGFESSTPWQVVTSDQVGGSLRSVAGVSGKAVCLDYDFHGVSGYAGLQRELPIDYPGNYAFSFRLRGDSPANDLQFKLVDDSGDNVWWVNRPRYEFPREWTQVVYKQRHISRAWGPAPDPTLRHSRKIEFTIYNSAGGKGSVCFDELTFRALPPQDDSPLIGEATATSQDRSGPARDALDDSASTAWRAPVDPVAPPQFVLDLRKPREFGGVVLQWLPGEHARDYRIELSDDREHWRVVRDVAGADGGTDFIALPESEARYLRLTPLRAPGGRIGLASLQVRPLAFAATPNDFVRSVAAAAPRGTYPRGFSGEQPYWTILGIDGGTEQGLIGEDGAIELGKGAFSVEPVVIASGRATTWADARITQSLQNGYLPVPTVHWEHADLHLDITGFAQGTQAQSQLVGRYRLSNPTSQARDYVLRLKVRPLQVNPPTQFLNTVGGVSPIHTLRVDGERIDVDGRARVSMSRNAGAWFATTFDGEGDAQPSQQVASVDDPTGLASGALDYPVRLGSGESFELDWIAPMTGAMPTGFAPGDAEAMQRAVASQWRDKLDRVRLRVPAQGQHVVDTLRTALAHMLISRIGPRLQPGTRSYSRAWIRDGAMIGEGLLRMGREDVAEEFLRWYAPYQFENGKVPCCVDDRGSDPVPENDSHGELVFTVAEVYRYTQDRALLEVMWPHVVGAVAYMDQLRVSERTEANRARNPAFYGMMPASISHEGYSAKPMHSYWDNFWALRGYKDAVEIAQWLGRDEDARRFAASRDQFRDDLYASLRSATQQHDIDFLPGAAELGDFDATSTTIALAPGGEQGRLPQDLLDNTFERYWREFVARRDGTREWKDYTPYELRTIGTFVRLGWRERAHESLAFFFADQQPRSWNQWAEVVSRTPRKPFFVGDLPHAWVGSDYVRSALDLFAYTRDIDDALVVAAGIPSDWLAGQGVEVSGLRTPNGPLGYTLKETNRTLVFTLAKGLRVPAGGVVLAWPYEHAPGVTRVDGRPAQWENGELRLRKAPSKVEVALPPR
- a CDS encoding sugar ABC transporter substrate-binding protein, translated to MRATRTRRWGLVAAALLSLLLLSSCAREQDDRQVVRFWAMGSEGEIVRRLIPEFERRHPDVRVDVQQLPWTAAHEKLLTAFAGDALPDVCSLGNTWIPEFALLGALTPLDPYLAATPSVEPGDYFHGAWESGELQGSVYAVPWYAETRVPFYRTDLLREAGIAAPPRNWDEWRAALAAVKQRAGADRYAILLPLNEFEPLLNLAIQQPDPLLRDDGRYGNFRSAGFRRALAFYKEMFDQRWAPPVSNNQISNVWDEFGRGYFSFYVSGPWNIAEFRKRLPQSVAGSWMTMPLPGPDGPGASVMGGTSFVIFRSSQRKDAAWKLIAYLSEPQVQTQFHALTGDLPPRRSAWTSPALTRDPYARAFREQLERARAAPKVPEWERIAQEIRIVGEEMIGGRYDVDGAAEELDRRTDAILEKRRWMLDHRTIGAAP
- a CDS encoding carbohydrate ABC transporter permease, giving the protein MIRASTAGWMFAAPALTVIGVFFGLPVLAAFALSLTDFDIYALADMGNLRFVGLGNYAALLQNALFWQALGNTMYFVVVGVPLSIAVSLGAALLLHSKLGSFKPFFRTAYFAPVVTTVVAVAVIWRYLFHTRYGLVNWGLSWFGIDPIDWLGDPTWAMPTIILFAVWKNFGYNMIIFLAGLQSIPEDLYEAARIDGASRTQQFRHITLPQLGPVLLLVSIITLSGYFQLFAEPYVMTRGGPMQSTVSVLYLMYEQGFMWWNLGNASAVAFLLFVLMVTVTSGLMWFARRKGAES
- a CDS encoding carbohydrate ABC transporter permease: MIALAVISLTPLLWMLSVSFMQAGEASAFPPPLWPKAPTLHNYHELFARAGMGRYLLNSFLIASAATLVALLLNTMAGYAFAKLRFAGRERIFQLLLGALIIPAQVTMMPLFLMLKQIGLVNSYAGAVVPLMASVFGIFLVRQYARSIPDELLEAARIDGAGELRIFFQIVLPVLKPILVTLAIFVFLGAWNDFMWPLIILSDSSHFTLPVALASLSREHVQDNELMMAGSVVTVLPVLVLFLVLQRYYLQGLLVGSVKG